The following proteins are encoded in a genomic region of Corylus avellana chromosome ca4, CavTom2PMs-1.0:
- the LOC132177870 gene encoding dehydration-responsive element-binding protein 2A-like encodes MAISSEDTASSSCRKRKSRSRQNATLSIAETLAKWEERNVQLESCNNEIKSVRKAPGIGSKKGCMKGKGGPENSSCKYRGVRQRTWGKWVAEIREPKGKKMWLGSFENSVDAALSYDKAARALYGSCARLNFPNDRSVTTTPSSICLTTISGNSGSTNYSEDISMKLVTPNLRNEDGEDEWNNNALHAAVTEAAIAATPSSTQQAEEAKDEWSLEEIDALLETNSILDIESVLGHDVGQFWFSAVESMNDMAADSFLSF; translated from the exons ATGGCCATTTCTTCGGAGGATACGGCATCAAG TTCTTGCAGGAAGAGGAAGTCTCGAAGTAGACAAAATGCTACTCTATCAATTGCTGAGACCCTCGCCAAGTGGGAAGAGCGTAATGTCCAACTGGAGTCCTGTAATAATGAGATCAAATCTGTTCGTAAAGCTCCAGGTATTGGGTCAAAGAAGGGATGCATGAAAGGGAAGGGAGGACCCGAAAACTCATCATGTAAATACAGAGGTGTTCGGCAGAGGACATGGGGTAAATGGGTTGCTGAGATTCGAgagccaaaaggaaaaaagatgtGGCTTGGcagttttgaaaattctgtTGATGCTGCCTTGTCTTACGACAAAGCTGCAAGAGCACTGTACGGATCTTGTGCCCGCCTCAACTTTCCAAATGATCGTTCAGTGACAACAACCCCATCAAGTATCTGTTTAACAACAATTTCGGGAAACTCTGGTTCTACAAATTACTCCGAAGATATAAGCATGAAGCTTGTTACTCCCAATTTAAGAAATGAGGATGGAGAAGATGAATGGAACAATAATGCTTTGCATGCTGCAGTTACTGAAGCTGCTATTGCTGCCACACCAAGTAGTACGCAGCAGGCAGAAGAAGCAAAGGATGAGTGGTCTTTGGAGGAAATTGACGCTCTCTTGGAAACAAATTCAATCCTTGATATTGAATCGGTGTTGGGTCATGATGTTGGCCAGTTTTGGTTCTCTGCCGTCGAGAGTATGAATGATATGGCAGCAGACTCCTTCTTGAGTTTTTAG